CCGATGATGAGGAGCGCGCTGACTGGCGTCTGCCGTTCACGACCCGCCCGACTTGGGTCGCTCGGTCGGCTGAGGAGACGCCGCCCGGTCGCTGAGGGCCCGGGCGCCGCTCAGCCACCCCCGTTCGCCCACAGCGAAGGGTGAAGTCGGTCCCATGGGGAACACGTAGGCTGGGAGACGGGTTGAACCCACTGAGCGCGCCTAACCAGGGCGCGCGTCAGCGACGTGTGAATGGCCGTCTGTGGCGACGGCGGGAGCGAGGCAGAAGATGTTCGAGCGGTTCACCGACCGAGCAAGGCGAGTGGTGGTCCTGGCCCAAGAAGAGGCCCGGATGCTCAGCCACAACTACATCGGCACGGAGCACATCCTGCTCGGGCTGATCCACGAGGGCGAGGGCGTCGCCGCCAAGGCGCTCGAGAGCCTCGACATCTCCCTGGAGGCCGTGCGCGCCCAGGTCGAGGAGATCATCGGCCAGGGCCAGCAGGCCCCCAGCGGCCACATCCCCTTCACCCCTCGGGCGAAGAAGGTGCTCGAGCTGTCCCTGCGCGAGGCGCTGCAGCTCGGCCACAACTACATCGGCACCGAGCACATCCTGCTCGGCCTGATCCGTGAGGGCGAGGGCGTCGCCGCCCAGGTGCTGGTCAAGCTCGGCGCCGACCTCAACCGGGTCCGCCAGCAGGTCATCCAGCTGCTCTCGGGCTTCCAGGGCAAGGAGACCGCCTCGGCCGGCGCGCCGCAGGAAGGTACGCCGTCCTCGAGCCTGGTCCTCGACCAGTTCGGCCGCAACCTCACGCAGGCCGCCCGCGAGGGCAAGCTCGACCCGGTCATCGGGCGCGGGCAGGAGATCGAGCGCGTCATGCAGATCCTGTCGCGCCGTACGAAGAACAACCCCGTCCTCATCGGTGAGCCCGGTGTCGGCAAGACGACGATCGTCGAGGGTCTCGCGCAGGACATCGTCTCGGGCAACGTCCCCGAGACGCTGCGCGACAAGCAGATCTACACCCTCGACCTCGGCGCGCTGGTCGCGGGCTCCCGCTACCGCGGTGACTTCGAGGAGCGCCTGAAGAAGGTGCTCAAGGAGATCAAGACCCGCGGCGATATCGTGCTGTTCATCGACGAGATCCACACCCTCGTCGGTGCCGGCGCGGCCGAGGGCGCGATCGACGCCGCCAGCATCCTCAAGCCGATGCTGGCCCGCGGTGAGTTGCAGACCGTCGGCGCGACCACCCTCGACGAGTACCGCAAGTACCTCGAGAAGGACGCCGCCCTCGAGCGCCGCTTCCAGCCGATCCAGGTCCAGGAGCCGTCGATCGCGCACACGATCGAGATGCTCAAGGGGCTGCGTGACCGCTACGAGGCTCACCACCGCGTGACGATCACCGACGAGGCGCTGGTCTCGGCCGCCACCCTGGCCGACCGCTACATCTCCGACCGGTTCCTCCCCGACAAGGCGATCGACCTCATCGACGAGGCCGGCTCGCGCCTGCGCATCAAGCGCATGACCGCGCCGCCGGACCTCAAGGAGTACGACGACAAGATCGCCGACGTGCGCCGCCGCAAGGAGAGCGCGATCGACGGTCAGGACTTCGAGCTCGCCGCGTCCCTGCGGGACGAGGAGAAGCAGCTCATCCTGCGCAAGGCCGAGCGCGAGAAGCAGTGGAAGGCCGGCGACATGGACGTCGTGGCCGAGGTCGACGACGAGTTGATCGCCGAGGTCCTCGCGGTCGCCACCGGCATCCCGATCGTGAAGCTCAGCGAGGAGGAGTCCACCCGTCTGCTCAAGATGGAGGACGAGCTCCACAAGCGGGTCATCGGTCAGGAGGAGGCCGTCAAGGCGCTCTCCCGGGCGATCCGGCGTACGCGTGCCGGCCTGAAGGACCCCAAGCGTCCCGGCGGGTCGTTCATCTTCGCCGGCCCCTCGGGCGTCGGCAAGACGTGGCTGTCGAAGACGCTGGCGGAGTTCCTCTTCGGCGACGAGGACGCACTCATCCAGCTCGACATGAGCGAGTTCGCCGAGAAGCACACCGTTTCGCGGCTGTTCGGCTCGCCTCCCGGCTACGTCGGCTACGAGGAGGGCGGCCAGCTCACCGAGAAGGTGCGCCGCAAGCCGTTCTCGGTCGTGCTCTTCGACGAGGTCGAGAAGGCCCACCCCGACATCTTCAACTCGCTGCTGCAGATCCTGGAGGAGGGTCGCCTGACCGACTCCCAGGGCCGGGTGGTCGACTTCAAGAACACCGTCATCATCATGACCACCAACCTCGGCACGCGTGACATCTCGCGCGGCGTCAACCTGGGCTTCAACCAGGCCAGCGACACCGAGGGCAGCTACGAGCGGATGAAGGCGAAGGTCTCGGAGGAGCTCAAGCAGCACTTCCGTCCGGAGTTCCTCAACCGCGTCGACGAGATCGTGGTCTTCCCGCCGCTGTCCAAGGAGCAGATCGTCGCAATGGTCGACAACATGGTCGCCGCCGTCGAGGTGCGCCTGAAGGATCGCGACATGTCCCTGGAGCTGACCCAGAAGGCCAAGGACCTGCTGGCGGAGCGCGGGTTCGACCCCGTGCTCGGCGCGCGGCCCCTGCGCCGCACGGTCCAGCGCGAGATCGAGGACGTCCTCGCCGAGAAGATGCTGTACGGCGAGGTCGGTCCCGGCCAGATCGTGCTGGTCGACGTCGAGGGCGAGGGCCCGACCGCCACGTTCACCTTCGCCGGTGAGCAGCGCGGCGAGCTGCCCGACATGCCCCCGGTCGAGGCCGCCGAGAACTAAGTCGGTCGAGCTCACCTGGTCGGTCGAGCTCACGTTGTCGGTCGAGCGAAGTCGAGACCTTGGTCGGTTGAGTAGGCCGAGGCGCTAGGCGAGACCCCTGGTCGGTTGAGTAGGCCGAGGCGCTAGCCAGGACTCCTGGTTGGTTGAGTAGGCCGAGGCGCTAGCCGAGGCCGTATCGAAACCACCAGCACAACTCCACAGCCACACCACGCCGTACGCCCCCGGGTCCCACCCGGGGGCGTACGTCGTTCGGGGCCGCGGGCGCGACCCCGCCGGACCGGCCACACCGAGGAGCACGAGCTGGGCGCTCGGGAAGACGCTGACCGGCGGTCCTGCCCCTTCACCGCCCGGCAGGCCAGCGACGGGCGATCTCCGGCGTCGGGCCGTCCGAAATGGCTCAAGTGTCCGCATAGCAGGACCCCGGCCACCGGTACCTGCCGGTAAGCAGTTCACAGCTGTGTCGTTGCCAAAGCGTTATCAGGGGCCTGTCGGGTCTCCGCGCGGGGTCCCACGGGTGTCCCTGAAGCTGGAGGCGACGAAGGTCACACGCGCCTCACGTGACCCAGAAACCCCCGTGTTCGTTGGGATTTCTCGTTTCCGCGCGCCCGTTCGTGGGCAACGGAGGGCCGCCCTCCCCGACTGATGGCCGGGAGGGCGCAGCTGCCGCCTAGCCCACGCGGCTGAGTCGAGATTTCAGTGATCAACTGTTTAGCGACACATGCGAGGGGTAATCGGTCCGGCGCCCCGCCAGAGATGTGTAAGGTGTGGCACGCAGTACGGACGGTGTCCCGAGTGGGGGCCGTCGCCCTCAGGGGGTAGCACCCCCACTCGTTACGAGTTCTCTTGGAGGAGATCTTGAGTAAGCCCAACATCGGGTGGCGCAAGGCTGGCATTGCCAGCCTCGCGACGACCGCGCTCGTGTGCACCTCGGTGTTCACGGCCGGCGCCGCCAGCGCAGTCCCCGGATTCGAGTTCGAGCGTGTGGCCGGCCAGACCCGGTACGACACCTCCGCCGAGACCGCCCAGCGGTTCGGCAACGCCAACACCGTGATCCTCGCCAGCGGCGAGTCGGGTCGCTTCGCCGACGCCCTCGCGGCCAACTTCCTCGCGGGCGACCGCAACGCCCCGGTCATCCTGACCCAGGGCGACAGCACCCCCACCTCCGTCCGCAACGCCATCGAGGCGTCGGGCGCTGACAACGTCATCATCGTTGGTGGAGAGCTCGCGGTCTCCGCGGCGCAGGAGGCCGCTCTGCGTGCCGACTACACCGTCGAGCGCATTTCGGGCCGCACCCGCTTCGACACCGCCGCGGCGATCATCGCCGAGGGTGACGGTGCTGGCACGTCCAACGTTGCGCTGATCGCCAGCGGCACCGGCTTCGCCGACGCACTGGCCGCGGGCCCGCTGGCCTTCGCCGGCAACCACCCGCTGGGTCTGGTCAACGCTGACTCCGCTCCCCAGGAGGTCATCGACGCGCTCCTCGCGGCCGACGTCGACGAGGCCATCATCGTGGGTGGCCTGAACGCCGTCAGCGACGCCGTCAAGGACCAGCTCGAGGCTGCCGGCATCACCGTGATCGAGCGGTTCGAGGGCGGCAACCGTGCCGACACCTCGCGCCTGGTCGCGGAGTACGCC
The nucleotide sequence above comes from Nocardioides massiliensis. Encoded proteins:
- a CDS encoding ATP-dependent Clp protease ATP-binding subunit produces the protein MFERFTDRARRVVVLAQEEARMLSHNYIGTEHILLGLIHEGEGVAAKALESLDISLEAVRAQVEEIIGQGQQAPSGHIPFTPRAKKVLELSLREALQLGHNYIGTEHILLGLIREGEGVAAQVLVKLGADLNRVRQQVIQLLSGFQGKETASAGAPQEGTPSSSLVLDQFGRNLTQAAREGKLDPVIGRGQEIERVMQILSRRTKNNPVLIGEPGVGKTTIVEGLAQDIVSGNVPETLRDKQIYTLDLGALVAGSRYRGDFEERLKKVLKEIKTRGDIVLFIDEIHTLVGAGAAEGAIDAASILKPMLARGELQTVGATTLDEYRKYLEKDAALERRFQPIQVQEPSIAHTIEMLKGLRDRYEAHHRVTITDEALVSAATLADRYISDRFLPDKAIDLIDEAGSRLRIKRMTAPPDLKEYDDKIADVRRRKESAIDGQDFELAASLRDEEKQLILRKAEREKQWKAGDMDVVAEVDDELIAEVLAVATGIPIVKLSEEESTRLLKMEDELHKRVIGQEEAVKALSRAIRRTRAGLKDPKRPGGSFIFAGPSGVGKTWLSKTLAEFLFGDEDALIQLDMSEFAEKHTVSRLFGSPPGYVGYEEGGQLTEKVRRKPFSVVLFDEVEKAHPDIFNSLLQILEEGRLTDSQGRVVDFKNTVIIMTTNLGTRDISRGVNLGFNQASDTEGSYERMKAKVSEELKQHFRPEFLNRVDEIVVFPPLSKEQIVAMVDNMVAAVEVRLKDRDMSLELTQKAKDLLAERGFDPVLGARPLRRTVQREIEDVLAEKMLYGEVGPGQIVLVDVEGEGPTATFTFAGEQRGELPDMPPVEAAEN